In Bacillus sp. KH172YL63, one genomic interval encodes:
- the ahpC gene encoding alkyl hydroperoxide reductase subunit C produces MSLIGSQVVPFKAEAFKDGEFITVTDESLKGQWSIFCFYPADFTFVCPTELEDLQNNYETLKELGVEVYSVSTDTHFTHKGWHDSSEKIGKIKYAMIGDPSQRITRGFDVLNEEDGLADRGTFIIDPDGVIQALEVNAGGIGRDADILVSKIKAAQYVRNNPGEVCPAKWQEGSETLKPSLDLVGKL; encoded by the coding sequence ATGTCATTAATCGGTTCACAAGTCGTACCATTTAAAGCAGAAGCATTCAAAGATGGTGAGTTCATCACTGTTACAGACGAAAGCCTGAAAGGTCAATGGAGCATCTTCTGCTTCTACCCTGCAGATTTCACATTTGTATGCCCGACAGAACTTGAAGACCTTCAAAATAACTACGAAACACTTAAAGAACTTGGAGTAGAAGTATACTCAGTGTCTACAGATACTCACTTTACACATAAAGGCTGGCACGACAGCTCTGAAAAAATCGGTAAAATCAAATACGCTATGATCGGTGACCCGTCTCAACGCATCACACGCGGTTTCGATGTATTGAATGAAGAAGATGGTCTTGCTGACCGCGGTACATTCATCATCGATCCAGATGGTGTTATCCAAGCTCTTGAGGTCAATGCAGGCGGAATCGGCCGTGATGCTGACATCTTAGTAAGCAAAATCAAAGCAGCTCAATACGTACGCAACAATCCAGGCGAAGTTTGCCCAGCTAAATGGCAAGAAGGTTCAGAAACACTTAAGCCAAGCCTTGATTTAGTTGGAAAATTATAA
- the ahpF gene encoding alkyl hydroperoxide reductase subunit F has translation MLEADIKAQLEQYLQMMEGDIVLKVSAGDDDTSKEMLALVDELSSMSSRISVEKAKLPRTPSFSVNRPGEETGITFAGIPLGHEFTSLVLALLQVSGRAPKVDQSVIDQIKSVTGEHHFETYVSLSCHNCPDVVQALNIMSVLNPNITHTMIDGAAFKEEVERKNVMAVPAVYLNAEFFNGGRTTLEEILAKIVEGPGADELSGKDPYDVLVVGGGPAGASAAIYAARKGIRTGIVAERFGGQVLDTMSIENFISVKHTEGPKLVASLEEHVKEYGIDVMNLQRASRLEKKDMVELELENGAVLKSKSLIISTGARWRNIGVPGEQEFKNKGVAYCPHCDGPLFEGKDVAVIGGGNSGVEAAIDLAGIVKHVTVLEFNPELKADDVLQKRLHSLPNVTVLTNVQTQEITGTDKVNGISYTDRDTHEMKHIELQGVFVQIGLVPNTDWLGDLVERTKFGEIVVDKHGATNIPGVFAAGDCTDSPYNQIIISMGSGANAALGAFDYLIRN, from the coding sequence ATGCTAGAAGCAGACATTAAAGCACAATTAGAACAGTACCTGCAAATGATGGAAGGCGATATCGTCCTGAAAGTCAGTGCAGGTGACGATGACACTTCAAAGGAGATGCTCGCTCTTGTAGACGAGCTCTCTTCGATGTCATCCCGCATCAGTGTTGAAAAAGCAAAACTGCCAAGAACACCAAGCTTCTCTGTGAATCGTCCTGGTGAAGAAACCGGTATCACGTTTGCCGGGATTCCTCTTGGACATGAATTCACATCCCTCGTTCTTGCCCTCCTCCAAGTGAGCGGCAGAGCGCCTAAAGTGGATCAAAGCGTCATCGACCAGATCAAGAGCGTCACTGGCGAACACCACTTCGAAACATATGTCAGCCTAAGCTGCCATAACTGTCCTGATGTTGTTCAGGCACTGAACATCATGAGTGTACTTAATCCGAACATCACCCATACAATGATCGACGGAGCTGCCTTCAAGGAAGAAGTGGAACGGAAGAACGTCATGGCTGTTCCAGCTGTCTACTTGAATGCTGAGTTCTTCAACGGAGGCCGTACGACACTTGAAGAGATTCTTGCCAAGATCGTAGAAGGTCCCGGTGCAGATGAGCTATCCGGCAAAGATCCGTATGATGTATTGGTTGTAGGTGGCGGACCGGCTGGAGCAAGTGCTGCAATCTATGCGGCACGTAAAGGAATCCGCACAGGAATCGTCGCTGAACGCTTCGGCGGTCAGGTACTTGATACAATGAGCATCGAAAACTTCATCAGCGTCAAGCACACTGAAGGACCGAAGCTCGTTGCAAGTCTTGAAGAACACGTGAAGGAATACGGCATTGATGTCATGAATCTTCAACGTGCAAGCCGTCTTGAGAAGAAAGACATGGTCGAGCTTGAGCTTGAAAACGGAGCAGTCCTTAAGAGTAAAAGTTTGATCATCTCAACAGGTGCACGCTGGCGTAATATCGGCGTTCCGGGCGAACAAGAGTTCAAAAACAAAGGAGTGGCATACTGCCCTCACTGTGACGGACCATTGTTCGAAGGGAAAGATGTTGCTGTCATCGGCGGAGGAAACTCCGGTGTCGAAGCAGCCATCGACCTTGCAGGAATCGTCAAACACGTAACGGTACTTGAGTTCAATCCAGAACTGAAAGCGGACGACGTATTACAAAAGCGTCTTCACAGCTTACCGAATGTGACGGTTTTAACAAACGTCCAAACGCAGGAAATCACTGGCACGGACAAAGTGAACGGTATTTCCTATACCGACCGTGACACTCATGAAATGAAACATATCGAACTTCAAGGCGTATTCGTTCAAATCGGTCTTGTTCCAAACACAGACTGGCTTGGCGACCTTGTAGAACGCACGAAATTCGGCGAAATCGTAGTCGACAAACATGGTGCTACCAACATCCCTGGCGTATTCGCGGCAGGTGACTGTACAGACAGCCCATACAACCAGATCATCATCTCCATGGGATCCGGAGCAAACGCCGCACTAGGCGCATTCGACTACCTTATCCGCAACTAA
- a CDS encoding phosphatase: MKSMILGLSSLFIASILYGATLIAAAVYSGWLVEEGGLGWDSRYGVFGTAIREVGMMPLILTGILTVSGGYLLWVSAKGSTVKQ, translated from the coding sequence ATGAAATCTATGATACTGGGATTGTCGAGTTTGTTCATCGCGTCCATTTTATATGGAGCAACCCTGATCGCTGCAGCCGTCTATTCAGGTTGGCTGGTGGAAGAAGGGGGACTCGGATGGGATTCCAGGTATGGTGTGTTCGGAACGGCGATTAGGGAAGTGGGGATGATGCCGTTGATCCTAACAGGCATTTTAACTGTTAGTGGGGGATATTTACTTTGGGTATCAGCGAAGGGAAGTACTGTTAAACAATAA
- a CDS encoding DUF2711 family protein has protein sequence MGETRILPEPYRYAVCAEAGMPIKEFYKGEFEEVYIFFHPFIKPVTIDYELFNPDTYPLRRSVLEHCREVTWNEFMIKSGLSSTSEVDIGLRTIICGLNKKYENKAYANLILEACEDHKIVYPAEGLFPDHSVNDLLAALQQEGYEWIWCGDEFCTRRKLEYIEDCREDNGTILDRECRNLFTHDHKILITTHWDSHFSMICGEKDTIKRMVEASNLEGFFCDEKTEIHWSLQN, from the coding sequence ATGGGGGAAACGAGAATTCTGCCTGAACCTTATCGATATGCGGTATGTGCGGAAGCTGGTATGCCGATTAAAGAGTTTTATAAAGGTGAGTTTGAGGAAGTTTATATTTTTTTCCATCCGTTCATTAAGCCCGTCACGATTGATTATGAACTTTTTAACCCAGATACCTATCCGCTAAGAAGATCAGTATTGGAGCACTGCAGGGAAGTGACATGGAATGAGTTTATGATAAAATCAGGGTTATCTTCCACTTCGGAAGTGGACATTGGTCTCAGGACAATCATCTGTGGGTTAAATAAAAAGTATGAAAATAAAGCGTATGCCAATCTCATCTTGGAGGCGTGTGAAGATCATAAGATTGTGTACCCGGCAGAAGGCCTGTTTCCGGATCATTCTGTGAACGATTTGCTGGCAGCCTTACAACAAGAAGGGTACGAATGGATATGGTGCGGTGATGAATTCTGCACAAGACGAAAGCTTGAATATATAGAAGATTGCCGGGAGGATAATGGTACGATTCTTGACAGGGAATGCAGAAATCTGTTCACACATGATCATAAGATTCTCATCACGACTCACTGGGACAGCCATTTTTCAATGATTTGCGGCGAAAAAGATACGATTAAGAGGATGGTTGAAGCAAGTAATCTGGAGGGGTTCTTTTGTGATGAAAAAACGGAGATTCATTGGAGTCTACAGAACTAG
- a CDS encoding M3 family oligoendopeptidase → MKKLRMRKWDLLNVRPGYEGIDLYKQILDMISQIDQTQQHIEGIESPEIKELVMINNRIQDLYTQVFHMDEYLFCLYAEDVHDVENQALADHGNRMKARMDTLMLAYSHFLADIPEEEWHLFIQHPEVSGTEGFLTEKRQRVKDLLAPEIEKVIHSLSVHGFEGWVDQYEQEYAKLTVPVRNGEQTEHIPIERAYISAVLADDRGTRQEIASTLTMVCKENAERFASIFNHFAGYRNELYRLRGWEQPLKEMLEQNRISEESIDSMMNVLHKQKGMVQSFLERKAQLIGVEKVSWYDLYAPTFTAKTTLTYEDAMDIVVKQFYGFSDKLGKFAERAFEEGWVDAEPLYCKRHGAFCASFPRSKESRVMLSFTGNYQDVVTLAHELGHAYHNSLLHEEPGFSHNVGTGLAETASTFAENLVLDAAIEAAETVEDRLSLLEMKITNGLKYIAYITGKFEFEQAFYEKRSHGKLSAGEIVQLMEKTERDWFGDALEDVHPYNWMTIAHFFNTEKAFYNLPYTIGYLFSNGIYSLYQQEKQSFSERYDKLLRQSGNRTMEDLGEAFLQSDLRDASFWEASIEPLQAALDQFMVETEKYI, encoded by the coding sequence TTGAAGAAATTAAGAATGAGAAAATGGGATTTACTAAATGTACGCCCTGGATATGAAGGCATAGATCTTTATAAACAAATATTGGATATGATCTCACAAATAGATCAAACCCAACAGCATATAGAAGGAATAGAAAGTCCTGAAATCAAAGAGCTGGTCATGATTAATAACCGGATCCAGGATCTATATACGCAGGTATTCCACATGGACGAATATCTATTTTGCCTATATGCAGAAGATGTGCACGACGTTGAGAATCAAGCGCTTGCTGATCATGGTAACAGGATGAAGGCGAGAATGGATACCCTTATGCTTGCGTATTCACATTTCCTTGCCGACATACCGGAAGAAGAGTGGCATTTGTTCATACAACATCCGGAGGTGTCAGGAACGGAAGGGTTTTTGACCGAAAAGAGACAGAGGGTGAAAGATCTGTTGGCACCTGAGATAGAGAAAGTGATCCATTCCTTATCGGTTCACGGGTTTGAAGGTTGGGTCGATCAGTATGAACAGGAATATGCAAAGCTTACAGTACCAGTGAGGAATGGAGAGCAAACAGAACATATTCCAATCGAAAGGGCATATATTTCCGCTGTGCTTGCCGACGACCGTGGGACAAGGCAGGAGATCGCTTCAACATTGACTATGGTGTGTAAGGAAAATGCAGAGCGATTCGCATCAATCTTCAACCATTTTGCCGGATATCGAAATGAGCTGTATCGTTTGAGGGGATGGGAACAGCCGTTGAAAGAAATGCTTGAACAGAACAGGATCAGTGAAGAATCGATTGACAGTATGATGAATGTTCTTCATAAGCAAAAAGGAATGGTTCAGTCCTTTTTAGAAAGGAAGGCGCAGCTTATCGGTGTGGAAAAGGTGAGCTGGTACGATTTATACGCGCCGACCTTTACGGCAAAAACGACCTTGACGTACGAGGATGCAATGGATATTGTGGTGAAACAATTTTACGGTTTTAGTGACAAACTGGGGAAATTTGCGGAAAGAGCATTTGAAGAAGGATGGGTGGATGCGGAACCTCTGTATTGCAAGCGTCACGGCGCATTTTGTGCATCATTTCCCCGTTCTAAGGAAAGTAGGGTGATGCTTTCTTTTACAGGCAATTATCAAGACGTCGTCACCCTTGCCCATGAACTCGGGCACGCCTATCATAATTCTCTTCTTCATGAAGAACCGGGTTTTTCACACAATGTTGGTACAGGGCTCGCTGAAACGGCTTCAACATTTGCGGAAAACCTTGTGCTGGACGCTGCGATCGAGGCCGCGGAAACTGTGGAGGACCGTCTCTCTTTGCTTGAAATGAAAATCACAAACGGGTTGAAATATATAGCGTATATCACTGGAAAGTTTGAATTTGAGCAGGCGTTTTATGAAAAAAGAAGTCACGGAAAGCTATCGGCCGGGGAGATTGTTCAGCTTATGGAGAAAACGGAAAGGGACTGGTTTGGGGATGCCTTAGAAGATGTCCATCCGTACAACTGGATGACCATCGCCCATTTCTTTAATACGGAAAAAGCATTTTACAACCTCCCGTATACAATCGGGTATTTATTCAGCAACGGCATCTACTCACTTTACCAGCAAGAAAAGCAATCTTTTTCTGAGCGGTATGACAAGCTTTTGAGGCAATCAGGGAATCGTACGATGGAAGATCTGGGAGAAGCATTCCTCCAAAGTGACCTGCGGGACGCCTCATTTTGGGAAGCGTCAATAGAGCCGTTACAGGCAGCGTTGGATCAATTTATGGTAGAAACAGAGAAATATATTTGA
- a CDS encoding long-chain fatty acid--CoA ligase — protein sequence MMNVPLTVGSMLERAEKFFPKKEIVSRTLSGIQRLNYKEMGERTRRLSSALEKLGVEKGDRVGTFAWNHHRHLEVYFAAPGMGAVLHTINIRLSPEHITYIVNHAEDKVLLVDEDLLPLIEKCQDQFNTVEAYIVMSDSDEIPETTLHPVYSYEKLLKENSPAYEFVKDIDENEPAGMCYTSATTGKPKGVVYSHRGIVLHSFAFGLADTAALSEKDTVLPVVPMFHANAWGMPFAATWFGSTQVLPGPQFTPKLLAELMEEEGVTLTAGVPTIWLGLLNELEKGSYNTSSLRSIICGGSAAPRGMIKAFETKYNIPFLHAYGMTETTPLAVVSTLKSHQAGLDEEEILDIRSKQGLIVPGLEMKVVGINGEVKWDGEEMGELLLRGPWIADEYYKDERSEEAFRDGWLYTGDVATVDEEGIIKLVDRTKDLIKSGGEWISSVDLENALMAHDAVFEASIVAVPHEEWQERPIACVVLKEEYKGKIMKEELIDFIAPQFAKWWLPDDIVFMEEIPKTSVGKFLKRALREQLKDHLVKK from the coding sequence ATGATGAACGTTCCATTGACTGTAGGTTCAATGCTTGAGAGGGCGGAGAAGTTTTTTCCCAAGAAAGAGATTGTTTCACGGACACTTTCTGGGATTCAGCGCTTGAATTATAAAGAGATGGGTGAACGCACAAGGAGGTTGTCCAGCGCATTAGAAAAGCTTGGGGTGGAAAAAGGGGACCGGGTCGGGACATTTGCCTGGAATCATCACCGTCACCTGGAAGTGTATTTCGCCGCTCCTGGCATGGGGGCAGTGCTTCATACAATCAATATCCGCCTGTCACCTGAGCATATTACTTATATCGTGAATCATGCAGAAGACAAAGTATTATTGGTTGATGAAGACCTTCTGCCTCTCATAGAAAAATGCCAAGATCAGTTCAATACGGTGGAAGCGTACATCGTCATGTCTGATTCTGATGAGATTCCGGAAACGACGCTTCACCCGGTTTATTCTTATGAAAAGCTGTTAAAGGAAAACAGCCCGGCGTACGAATTCGTGAAGGACATCGACGAAAACGAGCCTGCAGGCATGTGCTATACGTCCGCCACCACTGGGAAGCCGAAGGGCGTCGTCTATTCCCACCGGGGGATCGTTCTGCACAGCTTTGCGTTCGGATTGGCTGATACAGCGGCACTCTCTGAGAAGGATACCGTCCTCCCTGTCGTTCCGATGTTCCATGCGAATGCCTGGGGAATGCCGTTCGCCGCGACGTGGTTCGGTTCTACCCAGGTGCTTCCTGGGCCTCAGTTTACGCCGAAGCTGCTGGCAGAGCTGATGGAAGAAGAAGGGGTCACGCTGACAGCAGGTGTACCGACAATCTGGCTCGGACTGCTGAATGAATTGGAAAAGGGGTCGTACAACACGTCTTCGCTGCGGTCGATCATTTGCGGGGGATCGGCGGCGCCGCGTGGTATGATCAAAGCGTTCGAAACCAAGTACAATATTCCTTTCCTTCACGCATATGGCATGACGGAAACGACACCACTTGCGGTCGTATCGACATTGAAGAGTCATCAGGCGGGTCTCGATGAAGAGGAAATCCTTGATATCCGTTCCAAGCAGGGACTGATCGTCCCCGGCCTCGAAATGAAAGTCGTCGGCATAAACGGCGAAGTGAAGTGGGACGGTGAGGAAATGGGAGAACTGCTGCTCCGTGGACCGTGGATTGCTGATGAATACTATAAGGATGAACGTTCCGAAGAAGCTTTCCGGGATGGATGGCTGTATACGGGGGATGTGGCAACAGTCGATGAGGAAGGGATCATCAAGCTTGTCGACCGGACGAAGGATCTGATCAAGAGCGGGGGAGAATGGATTTCGTCTGTTGACCTGGAGAACGCCTTGATGGCCCATGATGCTGTCTTTGAGGCAAGCATTGTCGCGGTTCCACATGAAGAGTGGCAGGAACGTCCTATTGCCTGCGTTGTGCTGAAAGAAGAGTATAAAGGGAAAATCATGAAAGAAGAATTAATCGATTTCATCGCTCCTCAATTCGCGAAATGGTGGCTTCCAGACGATATTGTCTTTATGGAAGAAATACCGAAAACTTCCGTGGGGAAATTTTTGAAACGGGCATTGAGGGAGCAGTTGAAGGATCATTTGGTGAAGAAATAA